One window of the Candidatus Poribacteria bacterium genome contains the following:
- the pstA gene encoding phosphate ABC transporter permease PstA: MNTDVQVSPQEMFTETPIARQKRQIENVMRIFLLVITSLMIIPLLLIIGYLLYKALPVLSLEFLFTNPKDNMRAGGLWAPFLGTIYLVVVSLLVSAPIGVFAAVYLNEYARDNWFTRITNLAVVNLAGVPSIVHALFGVGAFVLFAGLGESILAASLTLAIMTLPVIIASTTEALKAVPMSFREACWNLGATRWQTIRRIVLPNSISGILTGVILQVSRAAGETAPIMFTGAVFYKSIAEGNLFAYNITEQCMALSLHLFTISTQVPDVTEGIPYGTAIVLVATVLLVNAASIALRVYLRTRKKW; the protein is encoded by the coding sequence ATGAACACTGACGTACAGGTATCGCCGCAAGAGATGTTCACGGAAACACCGATTGCCCGGCAAAAACGGCAGATAGAGAATGTAATGCGGATTTTCCTGCTTGTCATAACAAGTCTGATGATTATCCCGCTGCTTCTCATTATCGGCTATCTCCTCTATAAGGCATTGCCGGTACTCTCTTTGGAGTTTCTGTTTACGAATCCGAAAGACAATATGCGTGCCGGTGGACTCTGGGCACCCTTCCTTGGAACAATCTATTTAGTGGTAGTGTCTCTATTGGTGTCTGCTCCTATTGGTGTATTCGCTGCCGTCTATCTCAACGAGTATGCCCGTGATAACTGGTTTACGCGTATCACGAATTTGGCTGTTGTTAATCTGGCTGGCGTGCCGAGTATCGTCCACGCGCTGTTTGGCGTCGGTGCATTTGTCCTCTTTGCAGGTTTAGGTGAGTCTATACTCGCAGCCTCACTCACGCTCGCAATCATGACGCTTCCGGTTATTATCGCCAGCACAACGGAGGCACTTAAAGCGGTACCTATGTCTTTTAGGGAGGCGTGTTGGAATCTGGGTGCGACGCGATGGCAAACGATTCGCCGTATCGTCCTCCCTAACTCCATCAGTGGTATCCTGACGGGTGTGATTTTACAGGTATCGCGCGCAGCGGGTGAAACGGCACCTATCATGTTCACCGGGGCGGTTTTCTATAAGTCTATTGCGGAAGGAAACCTTTTCGCCTATAATATAACGGAACAGTGTATGGCACTCTCCCTACATCTTTTTACAATTTCAACACAGGTACCAGATGTGACCGAGGGAATTCCGTACGGGACTGCAATAGTGCTTGTCGCCACTGTTTTACTCGTCAACGCCGCATCAATTGCGCTAAGGGTTTATCTCCGAACTCGAAAGAAATGGTAG
- a CDS encoding nucleoside hydrolase, giving the protein MQRILIDTDPGVDDAYAILLAMRSPELCVETITTVCGNISVEQATQNLFTILGSLDLDEFPIIAQGEAAPLVKPLVNAAHVHGDDGLGNTSHLQDTDGNPRYSPANTTLSSMSGVDLILGTAAQYPDELIIVALGPLTNLAKAIRKDAAKMRRLQKIIVMGGVFEDYGNVTTTAEFNIFVDPHAAQEVFQFGVPVHIFPLDATHQVVLMGERLRAEIEGRQDKVSHFLWDATQACMEFYRQHVGFWGFHIHDALPIAVLTSPDYFESVDAYVQVETEGDLTNGMTVADLRPERQRHNPNAQVCVKVDAEAFLDNFFQRLR; this is encoded by the coding sequence ATGCAACGAATCCTCATAGATACCGATCCAGGCGTAGACGACGCTTATGCAATTCTCCTCGCCATGCGTTCGCCTGAATTGTGCGTAGAAACAATAACGACCGTCTGCGGAAATATCTCAGTCGAACAAGCAACGCAAAATCTGTTCACGATTCTCGGATCGCTTGATTTAGACGAATTTCCTATTATTGCCCAAGGCGAAGCTGCACCGCTCGTAAAACCCCTCGTGAATGCAGCACATGTCCACGGTGATGACGGCTTAGGAAATACCAGTCATCTGCAAGATACCGATGGCAACCCACGCTACTCCCCTGCAAATACCACTCTCTCATCCATGTCAGGTGTAGATCTCATTCTTGGGACAGCGGCGCAGTATCCAGATGAACTTATCATTGTAGCACTCGGTCCGCTGACGAATCTCGCCAAAGCAATCCGTAAGGATGCCGCTAAAATGCGAAGGCTTCAGAAAATTATTGTGATGGGTGGTGTTTTTGAGGACTACGGCAATGTCACAACAACAGCGGAATTCAACATCTTCGTCGATCCGCATGCAGCCCAAGAAGTCTTTCAATTTGGGGTGCCTGTTCACATCTTCCCACTTGATGCGACACACCAAGTTGTCCTGATGGGCGAACGGTTGCGCGCCGAAATTGAGGGACGGCAGGATAAAGTTTCACACTTCCTCTGGGATGCGACACAAGCCTGCATGGAATTTTATCGTCAACACGTCGGATTCTGGGGATTTCATATCCACGATGCCCTTCCCATTGCCGTGTTAACGTCTCCAGACTATTTTGAGAGTGTTGATGCCTATGTACAGGTCGAAACCGAAGGCGATTTGACCAACGGTATGACGGTTGCCGATTTACGTCCTGAACGCCAACGTCACAATCCAAATGCACAGGTCTGTGTTAAAGTAGATGCCGAGGCGTTTTTGGATAACTTTTTCCAGCGGCTTCGGTGA
- a CDS encoding ABC transporter permease subunit, whose protein sequence is MTRPNPRQKFALQSIALVILGAVFIPIWYLLQKLRVSDVEVSSVIPVSETLSGPLSDLYLFLIISFFAILFAVLCAFYFEEWLRETNWVRRFVESQVGILSSVPSLLYGLLAVSIFLPYSGVFGTVEGLMAAESLDATSLKTGSFQGDTTLFYIAVLTFILLVMPRTIKTTQEALRSVPMPIREAAYALGANRWQVLMEHVVPLARRRILAGGCRAMSCALAAAALFVGICIWSRPVQSGQASGRFMLFLGGALLLSIFSSFLAERHAAVSIRHT, encoded by the coding sequence ATGACTCGTCCGAATCCAAGACAAAAATTCGCTTTGCAGAGTATTGCGCTCGTTATACTGGGAGCGGTGTTCATCCCAATATGGTACCTTCTACAAAAATTGCGCGTCTCTGATGTAGAGGTATCATCAGTAATACCTGTCTCGGAGACGCTATCGGGACCACTCAGCGATCTCTATCTTTTTTTAATTATTAGTTTTTTCGCAATTTTGTTTGCGGTGCTATGTGCCTTTTACTTTGAAGAGTGGCTTCGAGAGACAAATTGGGTTCGACGTTTCGTCGAGAGTCAGGTCGGTATTTTAAGCAGTGTCCCCTCGCTTTTATATGGACTTTTAGCAGTCTCAATTTTTCTGCCCTACAGTGGTGTTTTCGGAACGGTTGAGGGGCTTATGGCTGCGGAAAGTTTGGATGCGACTTCATTGAAAACAGGCTCTTTTCAAGGTGATACGACGCTGTTTTATATCGCCGTGTTGACCTTTATTTTGTTAGTGATGCCGAGGACGATTAAGACGACCCAAGAAGCACTTCGGTCGGTACCGATGCCAATTCGTGAAGCCGCGTACGCACTTGGTGCCAATCGCTGGCAAGTGCTGATGGAACATGTCGTGCCGCTTGCACGCCGACGGATACTTGCTGGTGGATGCCGTGCGATGTCTTGCGCACTTGCCGCCGCCGCCTTATTCGTCGGTATCTGTATCTGGAGTCGTCCAGTCCAGTCTGGACAAGCGTCCGGCAGATTTATGCTGTTTTTAGGTGGTGCGTTGCTGTTGAGTATTTTCTCAAGTTTCCTCGCTGAGAGACACGCTGCTGTTTCGATACGACACACCTGA
- a CDS encoding phosphate ABC transporter ATP-binding protein, translating into MNTNGNNDSQTTPIIEINDLTVRYGDTPALNGISFDVHKNEILGIIGPAQSGKTTLLRVINRTLEFTAGTTIEGSVKLDGVDISTIGDVYGLRRRIGMVLPLPVGLPLSIYDNVAFAPRTASVRAKSELDEIVERCLQQAALWDEVKDRLDTLGTKLSGGQQQRLTIARALSHQPEILCLDEFSIAVDPVTTMRIEDVLKTLRTEMTILLVTNLVQQAKRLANRTAFMLNGDLVEIDTTDVIFSDNPRNQATYDYVNGTFG; encoded by the coding sequence ATGAACACGAATGGTAATAATGATTCACAAACCACACCTATAATTGAAATCAACGATCTGACGGTCCGTTACGGCGATACACCTGCGCTGAACGGAATCTCTTTTGATGTCCATAAAAATGAGATTCTCGGTATCATTGGACCTGCGCAGTCGGGTAAGACCACACTTTTGCGGGTTATCAACAGAACGCTGGAATTTACGGCAGGAACGACTATAGAAGGTTCTGTAAAACTTGATGGCGTAGACATTAGCACGATTGGCGATGTTTATGGCTTACGTCGGCGTATCGGTATGGTGTTGCCGTTGCCCGTAGGACTCCCCCTTTCAATATACGATAACGTCGCTTTCGCACCGCGGACAGCAAGCGTTCGGGCAAAATCGGAATTAGACGAAATCGTTGAGCGGTGTCTGCAGCAAGCTGCACTCTGGGATGAAGTCAAAGATAGGCTGGATACGCTTGGGACGAAACTCTCTGGTGGACAACAACAACGCCTTACGATCGCCCGCGCCCTCTCGCATCAACCGGAGATTCTCTGTCTTGATGAATTTTCTATTGCTGTCGATCCTGTTACAACGATGCGTATTGAAGACGTCCTGAAAACTTTACGGACGGAAATGACGATTCTTCTTGTCACCAATCTTGTTCAACAGGCGAAACGGTTAGCAAACCGCACCGCTTTTATGCTCAATGGCGATCTCGTTGAGATTGATACAACCGATGTGATTTTTTCTGACAACCCGAGGAATCAGGCCACTTACGATTACGTCAACGGCACTTTTGGCTAA
- a CDS encoding phosphate ABC transporter substrate-binding protein: MQKYNRILSFIINILVILTGAVVVSSCSPKDSEGGLTKDVDHITIKNKGSDTMVNLAQAWAETYTSISSQASVEVSGGGSGTGVAALINGTVDIANCSRQIKPKELEQATQNTGKVPQEFIVGYDALAVYVHHDTPIDKITIPQLAEIYGENGTITKWSHLGLTHTACPSDKIIRISRQSNSGTYFYFREALLGTARDFRIGSLDLHGSKDVVEVIGRTPCAIGYSGMGYATSHVKMLEVATTSDAPYYAPTLENVMAKTYPIARPLYMYSLGEPTGAIKTYLDWILSAEGQQIVEKLGFVPLDSS; this comes from the coding sequence ATGCAGAAATACAATCGGATACTGTCCTTCATCATAAATATTTTAGTCATCCTAACAGGTGCCGTTGTTGTTAGCAGTTGTTCGCCGAAAGATAGCGAAGGGGGCCTCACTAAAGATGTTGACCACATCACTATCAAGAATAAAGGCTCAGACACGATGGTGAATTTGGCGCAGGCGTGGGCAGAGACGTACACGAGTATCTCCAGCCAAGCATCGGTAGAGGTGTCGGGTGGCGGTTCTGGGACAGGTGTTGCTGCACTCATCAACGGAACTGTTGATATAGCCAACTGCAGTCGCCAGATTAAGCCTAAGGAATTAGAGCAGGCAACGCAAAATACGGGTAAAGTGCCTCAGGAATTTATCGTCGGTTATGATGCCCTTGCGGTTTATGTCCATCATGATACACCTATTGATAAGATTACAATCCCACAGCTCGCAGAGATCTATGGCGAGAACGGCACGATAACGAAGTGGAGCCATCTCGGTCTCACGCATACCGCCTGTCCAAGCGACAAAATTATTCGCATCAGTCGGCAATCTAATTCGGGTACGTATTTCTATTTTCGAGAGGCACTGCTTGGGACAGCGCGCGACTTTCGTATCGGTTCGTTAGATTTACACGGCTCTAAAGATGTAGTGGAAGTTATTGGAAGAACGCCCTGCGCGATTGGCTACAGCGGTATGGGGTATGCTACCTCACATGTCAAAATGTTAGAAGTCGCTACTACCTCCGATGCCCCTTACTACGCACCAACTCTTGAGAATGTTATGGCGAAAACCTATCCTATCGCCCGTCCACTTTACATGTACTCCTTGGGTGAACCGACAGGCGCAATTAAAACATATCTCGATTGGATTTTGTCCGCCGAAGGTCAACAGATTGTTGAGAAACTCGGTTTCGTACCGTTAGACAGCAGCTAA
- a CDS encoding carboxypeptidase M32 — MEAKFEELKTRLLEINDISSAAGLLHWDQSTYMPPGGAAARGRQMATLSRLSHEKFTDPVIGKLLDALEPYEKSLSYDSDEASLIRVTRRKYERAIKIPAEFTAEVANHSAESFQVWTEARPADDFERVRPYLEKTLDYSRQAANFFPGYDHIADPLIEASEYGMKATEVSRIFAELREELVPIVAAITSQEPADDSCLHQYFPEEKQLEFGLEVAEQFGYDMNRGRQDKTHHPFMTKFSLGDVRITTRTKENFLGDALFSTLHETGHALYEQGIQMDFEGTPLARGTSSGVHESQSRLWENLVGRSRGFWYHYYPKLQSVFPEQLGTVSRDTFNRAINKVECSLIRTNADEVTYNLHVMLRFDLELALLEGKLEIRDIRNAWRERFEADFGIVPPDDKDGVLQDVHWYYSLIGGGFQGYTLGNILASQFYVSAFKAHPEIPAEIKREGKFSTLHNWLKENLYQHGSKYTAPEIVERATGSPLSIKPYIAYLKLKYGYFYDLGDDGTQQWEDMVKAWPNGSAS; from the coding sequence GTGGAAGCGAAATTTGAGGAACTTAAAACCCGGCTGCTTGAGATAAACGATATATCGTCCGCTGCAGGATTGCTCCATTGGGACCAATCCACCTATATGCCCCCTGGCGGTGCTGCGGCGCGCGGTCGCCAAATGGCAACGCTTAGTCGTTTGTCACACGAAAAATTCACTGATCCCGTCATCGGGAAATTGCTTGATGCACTCGAACCTTACGAAAAAAGTCTCTCTTACGATTCCGACGAAGCGAGCCTCATCCGCGTCACACGCCGAAAATATGAACGCGCCATTAAAATACCCGCAGAATTCACGGCTGAGGTGGCAAATCATAGTGCGGAATCTTTCCAGGTATGGACCGAGGCACGTCCGGCAGACGACTTTGAGCGGGTCCGTCCCTACTTGGAAAAAACGCTGGATTACAGCAGACAGGCAGCAAACTTCTTTCCGGGCTATGATCATATCGCAGATCCACTCATTGAAGCGAGCGAGTACGGGATGAAAGCGACAGAGGTGAGTCGTATCTTCGCCGAACTCCGTGAAGAACTCGTTCCAATTGTTGCTGCGATCACATCACAGGAACCCGCCGATGATTCGTGTTTGCATCAATACTTTCCAGAAGAAAAACAACTCGAATTTGGATTAGAAGTTGCTGAGCAGTTTGGTTACGATATGAATCGCGGGCGGCAGGACAAAACACACCACCCATTCATGACGAAGTTCTCACTCGGCGATGTCCGGATTACAACGCGAACAAAGGAGAATTTTCTCGGTGATGCGCTGTTCAGCACGCTCCATGAGACTGGACACGCACTGTATGAGCAAGGCATTCAAATGGATTTCGAGGGGACCCCTCTCGCTCGCGGCACCTCCTCCGGTGTCCATGAAAGTCAGTCGAGACTCTGGGAGAATCTGGTCGGGCGGAGTCGCGGGTTTTGGTATCACTACTATCCGAAACTCCAAAGCGTTTTTCCTGAGCAGCTCGGTACTGTATCTCGGGACACATTCAATCGTGCCATCAACAAAGTAGAATGCTCTCTCATCCGCACAAATGCCGACGAGGTAACATATAACCTCCATGTTATGCTGCGCTTCGATCTTGAATTGGCACTGTTAGAAGGAAAACTTGAGATCCGAGACATCCGCAATGCGTGGCGCGAACGGTTTGAAGCAGATTTCGGCATCGTGCCACCAGATGACAAGGACGGTGTTTTGCAAGATGTGCACTGGTACTACAGCCTCATCGGTGGCGGATTTCAGGGGTACACATTGGGCAATATCTTAGCCTCACAATTTTACGTCTCTGCCTTTAAAGCACATCCTGAGATTCCAGCTGAAATTAAGAGGGAGGGCAAGTTCAGTACACTTCACAATTGGTTGAAAGAGAATCTTTACCAACACGGATCAAAGTATACGGCACCCGAAATCGTTGAACGCGCAACAGGAAGTCCCCTGTCTATTAAACCTTATATCGCATATCTTAAACTGAAATACGGATATTTTTACGATTTAGGCGACGACGGCACTCAGCAATGGGAGGATATGGTCAAAGCGTGGCCCAACGGGAGTGCTTCGTAA
- a CDS encoding phosphate ABC transporter ATP-binding protein — translation MMNYSIETENLSLWYGDFQALIDVNVKIPNGQITSLIGPSGCGKSTLLRCFNRVNERYGNVTTKGKIEVLGKNIYDPDVSLPELRKAVGMVFQRPNPLPISVYENVLFGLRIHSPMRSLTRTDCDQIVEEALTSVFLWDDLKDRLKVRATTLQLEQQQKLCIARLLPLKPKVILMDEPCSALDAKGTLAVEELMEVLAGTYTFLIVTHNMAQARRVSKECIFMFLGELIEYRETQALFQTPEHPKTADYVQMRYG, via the coding sequence ATGATGAATTATAGCATTGAAACTGAAAATCTTAGTCTCTGGTACGGCGATTTTCAAGCACTCATTGATGTCAATGTCAAAATACCCAATGGTCAGATAACCTCTCTTATCGGTCCATCAGGATGCGGGAAATCGACATTACTTCGCTGTTTTAATCGGGTCAACGAGCGTTACGGCAACGTCACGACCAAGGGGAAAATTGAGGTCCTCGGAAAAAATATCTACGACCCAGATGTCTCTTTACCAGAACTCCGCAAAGCCGTCGGTATGGTGTTCCAGCGACCGAATCCATTGCCAATTTCGGTTTACGAAAATGTCTTATTCGGTTTGCGGATTCACTCACCAATGCGCAGCCTAACACGGACGGACTGCGATCAGATCGTTGAAGAAGCTTTAACCTCTGTTTTCCTCTGGGATGACCTAAAGGATAGATTGAAGGTCCGCGCAACAACACTTCAGCTTGAACAGCAACAGAAACTCTGTATCGCGCGGCTATTACCGCTTAAGCCGAAAGTTATTCTCATGGACGAACCGTGCTCCGCCTTGGATGCAAAAGGAACACTCGCTGTTGAAGAACTCATGGAGGTACTCGCAGGAACCTACACATTCTTAATTGTGACGCACAATATGGCGCAAGCGCGACGCGTGAGTAAAGAGTGTATCTTCATGTTCCTCGGTGAACTTATTGAATATAGAGAGACACAGGCACTGTTTCAGACACCAGAACACCCCAAAACTGCAGATTATGTGCAAATGCGGTACGGATAA
- a CDS encoding ion transporter — protein MNKEKLRNIVEGAAFTAVIQFLILASAVVFVLESDRDVWGLAGYATHFLILDWVFFVLFSAEYALRVYIEPRKRDFIFSFYGIIDLLAILPSLFLVPGFRVLRVLRFLRVFRIFKATRFILAVDRLATALRGIQQELLALVILSLMLVYLAACGIHYFERDVQPEKFGSILDSMWWAVVTLTTVGYGDVYPETGGGRVFTALVTLVGVGLIAIPSGLLASALTEARVEREAAEEAEEKENQSTEHSDTKSG, from the coding sequence ATGAATAAAGAAAAATTACGAAATATTGTTGAGGGGGCCGCATTTACCGCCGTCATCCAGTTTCTGATTCTTGCATCCGCTGTCGTTTTTGTGCTTGAATCCGATAGAGATGTGTGGGGATTAGCCGGATATGCAACGCATTTTCTTATTTTAGACTGGGTGTTTTTTGTTTTATTTTCAGCGGAATATGCACTGCGGGTCTACATTGAACCCAGAAAACGGGATTTCATTTTCAGTTTCTATGGTATAATTGATTTGCTGGCGATTTTACCGTCTCTGTTTCTCGTCCCCGGATTTCGTGTGCTACGCGTCCTCCGATTCTTGCGGGTCTTCAGAATCTTCAAGGCAACCCGTTTTATCCTCGCAGTTGATCGGCTCGCAACAGCACTTCGTGGCATCCAGCAAGAACTCTTGGCACTCGTTATCTTATCGTTGATGCTCGTCTATCTCGCGGCATGCGGGATCCACTACTTTGAGAGAGATGTCCAACCTGAAAAGTTCGGCTCTATCCTTGATTCGATGTGGTGGGCTGTTGTGACATTGACAACTGTCGGGTATGGAGATGTCTATCCAGAAACAGGCGGTGGAAGGGTTTTCACTGCGCTCGTCACCCTTGTGGGTGTAGGGCTTATCGCGATTCCTTCTGGATTGTTGGCATCGGCTTTGACGGAAGCACGCGTGGAACGCGAAGCAGCAGAGGAAGCTGAAGAAAAAGAGAATCAATCTACGGAACACAGCGACACAAAAAGTGGCTAA
- the pstC gene encoding phosphate ABC transporter permease subunit PstC produces MNFLRKKSTANLPFSETAIELFIRLCGISSILFVFGIFFFVFREGAGFLFNGLDLKEFLTSVEWQPTSLNNKRYGAFALIVGTFSVTVLAMCIAVPFGLGAAIFVSEFCSPKLRETFKIIIELLAAIPSVVWGFIGLTLMNQLIIAVFKAPIGLTMLNGGIMLALMSVPIIVSIAEDALKAVPDSYREAAEALGATRWQVVYRVLLPAAKNGLLAAVLLGAARSIGETMAVLMATGHSVNIPSGPLSWIRTLTATIAAELGEVARGDEHYQVLFIIGILLFTITFIVNLIADLVIKGIRQE; encoded by the coding sequence ATGAATTTTCTACGCAAAAAAAGCACAGCAAACCTGCCGTTTTCCGAAACAGCAATTGAACTGTTTATTCGCTTATGTGGTATTAGTTCTATTCTCTTTGTATTTGGTATCTTTTTCTTTGTATTTCGCGAGGGGGCGGGTTTTCTTTTCAACGGTTTGGATTTGAAGGAGTTTCTGACGAGCGTAGAGTGGCAACCGACCTCACTCAATAATAAAAGATACGGTGCGTTTGCCTTAATTGTGGGCACTTTTAGTGTTACAGTCTTAGCAATGTGTATTGCCGTCCCTTTTGGGCTCGGCGCAGCAATTTTTGTCTCAGAGTTTTGTAGCCCAAAACTGAGAGAGACTTTCAAGATTATCATCGAGCTGCTCGCTGCGATCCCGTCGGTTGTGTGGGGGTTTATTGGGTTGACCTTGATGAATCAGCTGATTATTGCTGTGTTCAAAGCACCCATCGGTTTAACGATGCTCAACGGAGGCATTATGTTGGCGTTGATGAGTGTCCCGATCATCGTCTCTATAGCGGAGGATGCCTTAAAAGCCGTGCCAGATTCCTATCGCGAGGCAGCGGAAGCACTCGGCGCAACCCGATGGCAGGTGGTCTATCGTGTGCTTTTACCAGCAGCAAAAAATGGGCTATTGGCAGCCGTCTTGCTCGGTGCCGCACGTTCCATCGGTGAAACAATGGCGGTCTTGATGGCAACCGGACACTCTGTTAACATTCCGTCGGGGCCGCTTTCTTGGATCCGCACGCTAACAGCGACAATCGCCGCCGAATTAGGGGAAGTCGCGAGGGGTGATGAACACTATCAGGTCCTCTTTATTATCGGTATTCTCCTTTTTACTATCACATTTATAGTGAACCTCATCGCTGATTTGGTTATCAAAGGCATCCGTCAAGAGTAA
- a CDS encoding phosphate ABC transporter ATP-binding protein, whose translation MTAKERSILSIRDLNIWYGEKEILKPLSFEVQEKRITAFIGPANCGKSTLVRCFNRLNDFTPNFKFTGEILFKGSSLYAEQDATIVRKQIGMVFRRPVLFQGSIHENIAYAARISGVNRTSELNVVVEGNLRRTGLWNEVKGILDETPAQLSTGQQQLLCVARALAAEPEVLIFDEPCGELDPIETVKIETLMRELTNDCTLIFATNKRRQAARVSDVAGFLYGGELIEFGATERIFTNPQDSRTEQYVTGRMG comes from the coding sequence ATGACCGCAAAAGAGCGATCTATTCTAAGCATTCGTGATCTGAATATCTGGTATGGTGAAAAGGAGATTCTGAAGCCGCTCTCTTTTGAGGTTCAGGAAAAACGGATAACGGCTTTCATCGGGCCCGCTAACTGCGGTAAAAGCACCCTTGTCCGGTGCTTCAATCGATTAAACGACTTTACACCAAACTTCAAATTCACCGGTGAAATCCTTTTTAAGGGGAGCTCTTTGTATGCCGAGCAGGACGCTACAATTGTGCGGAAACAGATCGGGATGGTGTTCCGAAGACCCGTCTTATTCCAAGGATCTATCCACGAAAATATAGCGTATGCAGCTCGGATTTCAGGCGTAAACCGAACCTCTGAGTTAAATGTCGTTGTTGAGGGAAACCTCCGAAGAACCGGACTCTGGAATGAGGTCAAGGGCATCTTAGACGAAACACCGGCGCAGTTATCCACGGGACAACAGCAGCTGCTCTGTGTCGCACGCGCCTTGGCTGCTGAACCAGAGGTTCTGATATTCGATGAGCCCTGTGGTGAACTTGATCCTATTGAGACTGTTAAGATTGAGACCCTTATGCGGGAGTTGACAAACGATTGCACACTCATTTTCGCCACGAACAAAAGAAGGCAAGCCGCTCGCGTTTCTGATGTTGCAGGATTTCTTTACGGCGGCGAGTTAATCGAATTTGGAGCAACGGAAAGAATCTTTACCAACCCACAGGACAGCAGAACGGAACAGTATGTAACAGGTAGAATGGGGTAA
- the phoU gene encoding phosphate signaling complex protein PhoU → MLANEIRELQHKLLEMAGLSEQMLRQTIESVLTRDEALARTVIATDDQIDRFENEIESSCIQLIALHQPVAFELRFLATVMKISFNIERIADKSVAIAKRSLELLEYPPLKPFVDLPYVAQVIQTMVKDVLDAFVNRNAELALEIRERDNEVDEIYQKMLHELLATLTEHPALIPPGISILLLFRHLERVGDLAANIGEEVYYLVKGDIIRHS, encoded by the coding sequence ATGTTAGCGAATGAAATCAGAGAACTTCAGCATAAACTTTTGGAAATGGCAGGGCTTTCTGAACAGATGCTACGCCAAACCATTGAATCCGTTCTAACGCGAGACGAGGCATTAGCACGGACAGTGATTGCTACAGATGATCAGATTGATCGGTTTGAAAACGAAATCGAATCATCTTGTATCCAACTCATCGCACTCCATCAACCCGTCGCTTTTGAGCTCCGCTTCCTGGCGACGGTAATGAAGATCAGTTTCAACATTGAAAGGATTGCCGATAAAAGCGTCGCTATTGCGAAACGAAGTCTTGAATTATTGGAATATCCACCCCTCAAACCTTTCGTCGATTTACCGTATGTCGCACAAGTGATTCAAACCATGGTAAAGGATGTGTTGGATGCTTTCGTTAACCGAAACGCTGAACTCGCCTTAGAAATCCGAGAACGCGACAATGAGGTCGATGAAATTTATCAAAAGATGCTCCATGAACTTCTCGCGACGCTAACCGAACATCCCGCACTTATTCCACCGGGTATCAGCATCTTACTCCTTTTCCGCCATCTCGAACGCGTGGGCGACCTCGCAGCAAATATCGGTGAAGAGGTCTACTATCTCGTCAAAGGCGACATCATCCGACATTCTTAA